The following are encoded in a window of Phocoena phocoena chromosome 2, mPhoPho1.1, whole genome shotgun sequence genomic DNA:
- the PTF1A gene encoding pancreas transcription factor 1 subunit alpha — MDAVLLEHFPGGLDAFPSPYFEEEDFFTDQSSRDPLEDGDELLADEQAEAEFLSHQLHEYCYRDGACLLLQPAPSVAPHALAPPPSGGPGEPEDGGGGYCCEAGAPPGGFPYSPGSPPSCLAYPCAGPAVLSPGARLRGLSGAAAAAAARRRRRVRSEAELQQLRQAANVRERRRMQSINDAFEGLRSHIPTLPYEKRLSKVDTLRLAIGYINFLSELVQADLPLRGGGAGGGGGPGGGGRLGGDSPGSQVQKVIICHRGTRSPSPSDPDYGLPPLAGHSLSWTDEKQLKEQNIIRTAKVWTPEDPRKLNSKSSFNNIENEPPFEFVS; from the exons ATGGACGCGGTGCTGCTAGAGCACTTCCCCGGGGGCCTGGACGCCTTCCCGTCCCCTTACTTTGAGGAGGAGGACTTCTTCACCGACCAGTCCTCTCGGGACCCTCTGGAGGACGGCGATGAGCTGCTGGCCGACGAGCAGGCCGAGGCGGAGTTCCTCAGCCACCAGCTGCACGAGTACTGCTACCGCGACGGGGCGTGCCTGCTGCTGCAGCCCGCGCCCTCGGTGGCTCCGCACGCGCTCGCCCCGCCGCCCTCGGGGGGCCCCGGCGAGCCGGAGGACGGTGGTGGCGGCTACTGCTGCGAGGCGGGGGCGCCCCCCGGCGGCTTCCCCTACTCGCCCGGCTCGCCGCCCTCGTGCCTCGCCTACCCGTGCGCCGGGCCGGCCGTGCTGTCCCCCGGGGCGCGGCTGCGCGGCCTGagcggcgcggcggcggcggcggcggcgcggcggcggcggcgcgtgCGCTCCGAGGCCGAGTTGCAGCAGCTGCGGCAGGCGGCTAACGTGCGCGAGCGGCGGCGCATGCAGTCCATAAACGACGCCTTTGAGGGGCTGCGCTCGCACATCCCCACGCTGCCCTACGAGAAGCGCCTCTCCAAGGTGGACACGCTGCGCCTGGCCATCGGCTACATCAACTTCCTCAGCGAACTCGTGCAGGCCGACCTGCCCTtgcgcggcggcggcgcgggcggtGGCGGGGGACCGGGCGGCGGCGGGCGCCTGGGCGGGGACAGCCCGGGCAGCCAGGTCCAGAAGGTCATCATCTGCCATCGGGGCACCC ggtccccctcccccagcgACCCGGATTATGGCCTCCCTCCCCTCGCAGGACACTCTCTCTCTTGGACTGATGAAAAACAActcaaagaacaaaatattatCCGAACAGCCAAAGTGTGGACCCCAGAGGATCCCAGAAAACTCAACAGCAAATCTTCCTTCAACAACATAGAAAACGAACCGCCCTTTGAGTTTGTGTCCTGA